A single genomic interval of Streptomyces graminofaciens harbors:
- a CDS encoding (2,3-dihydroxybenzoyl)adenylate synthase, translating to MPRPSSEGAVPWPAEYAERYTAKGYWEGVALGDRLHAVADANPDAIAVVDGDLRLTYRRLAERADTAALRLAALGLRPDDRLVVQLPNTAEFVILTYACLRLGVIPVMALPGHRRHEIAHLVEYSEATAIAVPDTLKDHDHQAMAFEIADGSSTLRHVMVLGDKVGDGAVNLRELCAAPDTARDNRAAVDAYRPDSRSIAVFLLSGGTTGLPKLIARTHDDYLYNAVRSAEVCELGPDTVYFAALPLGHNFPLACPGLLGTLLNGGRVVLGSPNPEKAFPLVEREGVTATALVPAIAQRWLDHHREHPGSDLGSLRLLQVGGSRLADHVARRVRPELGCTLQQVFGMAEGLLNYTRPDDPEDVICTTQGRPMCADDELLVVDELGDPVPDGTPGVLLTRGPYTPRGYYRAEEQNARAFTEDGWYRTGDIVRLRPDGNLVVEGRDKDMIIRGGENISAEEIENFAYQAPGVARAAAVAMPDEQLGERVCLYVVTAPGHTVTLDDIHHVMERAGIARFKFPDRLVAVPELAATKVGKIDKKALRADIARRLDAEGTRR from the coding sequence ATGCCTAGGCCGAGCAGCGAAGGCGCCGTGCCCTGGCCCGCGGAGTACGCCGAGCGCTACACCGCGAAGGGGTACTGGGAGGGTGTAGCCCTGGGCGACCGGCTCCACGCCGTCGCCGACGCGAACCCCGACGCGATCGCGGTCGTCGACGGCGACCTGCGGCTGACGTACCGCCGACTCGCCGAGCGTGCCGACACCGCCGCCCTGCGCCTGGCCGCCCTCGGACTGCGCCCGGACGACCGGCTCGTGGTGCAGCTGCCCAACACCGCCGAGTTCGTGATCCTCACGTACGCGTGTCTGCGGCTCGGGGTCATCCCGGTGATGGCACTGCCCGGCCATCGCAGACACGAGATCGCCCATCTCGTGGAGTACAGCGAGGCGACGGCCATAGCGGTACCGGACACCCTCAAGGACCACGATCATCAGGCGATGGCGTTCGAGATCGCCGACGGCTCGTCAACTCTCCGTCATGTCATGGTCCTTGGTGACAAGGTGGGCGACGGCGCCGTGAATCTGCGGGAGTTGTGCGCCGCTCCGGACACCGCGCGGGACAACCGGGCCGCCGTGGACGCGTACCGGCCCGACAGTCGTTCGATCGCCGTCTTCCTTCTCTCCGGCGGCACGACCGGACTGCCCAAGCTCATCGCCCGGACGCACGACGACTACCTCTACAACGCCGTCCGCAGCGCCGAGGTCTGTGAACTCGGCCCCGACACGGTCTACTTCGCCGCCCTGCCCCTCGGCCACAACTTCCCCCTCGCCTGCCCGGGCCTGCTGGGCACCCTGCTGAACGGCGGCCGGGTGGTGCTCGGTTCCCCCAACCCGGAGAAGGCGTTCCCGCTCGTCGAGCGCGAGGGCGTCACCGCGACCGCCCTGGTGCCGGCCATCGCCCAGCGCTGGCTGGACCACCACCGGGAACACCCCGGGAGCGACCTCGGCTCCCTGCGCCTCCTCCAGGTCGGCGGCTCCCGCCTCGCCGACCATGTCGCCCGCCGCGTACGCCCCGAACTGGGCTGCACACTCCAGCAGGTGTTCGGCATGGCGGAAGGGCTGCTCAACTACACCCGCCCGGACGACCCCGAGGACGTCATCTGTACGACACAGGGGCGCCCCATGTGCGCGGACGACGAGCTTCTCGTCGTGGACGAGCTGGGCGACCCGGTGCCGGACGGGACCCCGGGCGTGCTGCTCACCCGGGGCCCGTACACCCCGCGCGGCTACTACCGGGCCGAGGAGCAGAACGCCCGCGCGTTCACCGAGGACGGCTGGTACCGCACCGGTGACATCGTGCGGCTGCGGCCCGACGGCAACCTCGTCGTCGAGGGCCGCGACAAGGACATGATCATCCGTGGCGGGGAGAACATCTCCGCCGAGGAGATCGAGAACTTCGCGTACCAGGCGCCGGGCGTGGCCCGCGCCGCCGCCGTCGCGATGCCCGACGAGCAACTCGGCGAGCGCGTCTGCCTGTACGTCGTCACGGCACCCGGGCACACGGTCACCCTCGACGACATCCACCACGTCATGGAGCGCGCGGGCATCGCCCGCTTCAAGTTTCCCGACCGGCTGGTGGCCGTCCCGGAGCTCGCCGCCACCAAGGTCGGAAAGATCGACAAGAAGGCCCTGCGCGCCGACATCGCGCGCCGCCTCGACGCCGAAGGAACCCGCCGATGA
- a CDS encoding fumarylacetoacetate hydrolase family protein, translating to MTMLFGKFADVLLVLTGTPGGVGAARDPKVFLKPGQVVRTVVEGIGECVNTGVEDKP from the coding sequence ATGACCATGCTCTTCGGCAAGTTCGCCGACGTGCTGCTCGTCCTCACCGGAACGCCGGGCGGGGTGGGCGCGGCCCGCGACCCGAAGGTGTTCCTGAAGCCCGGCCAGGTCGTGCGGACGGTGGTCGAGGGCATCGGGGAGTGCGTGAACACCGGCGTCGAGGACAAGCCGTGA
- a CDS encoding maleylpyruvate isomerase N-terminal domain-containing protein — translation MRVLEWVGDGQARLQEAVDALPPHAVAEPSALPGWTRGHLLTHLARNADALVNLLTWARTGVRTPMYTTPDQRASDWMTPRIDAGAGAELVAVGHGTVVLGTPSPSGAQVSGPPYALAVWLTGRGGTEELRGELPKLPRWI, via the coding sequence GTGAGGGTCCTGGAGTGGGTGGGGGACGGGCAGGCCCGGTTGCAGGAGGCGGTCGACGCGCTGCCGCCGCACGCCGTCGCCGAACCGTCCGCCCTCCCCGGCTGGACCCGCGGCCATCTCCTCACCCACCTCGCCCGCAACGCGGACGCCCTGGTCAACCTGCTGACCTGGGCCCGGACCGGTGTCCGTACACCCATGTACACCACGCCCGACCAGCGCGCGTCGGACTGGATGACACCACGGATCGACGCCGGTGCCGGTGCCGAGTTGGTGGCGGTCGGCCACGGCACCGTCGTACTCGGCACGCCCTCCCCGAGCGGCGCCCAGGTCTCCGGACCTCCGTACGCCCTCGCCGTCTGGCTCACCGGCCGGGGCGGCACCGAAGAACTGCGCGGCGAGCTGCCGAAGCTCCCTCGCTGGATATGA
- a CDS encoding alpha/beta fold hydrolase — protein MSETFVLVTGACHGGWAWRPVANELRAAGHEVHTPTLAGLGEDDDPRDVTLTDCVNSLVEYVERVGLTDITLLGHSWGGYVLVGAAPRLASRLRRLVFWSAFVPNDGESLIDACPPHYGEMFHAVAAASGNNGVTFPFEVFQQAFMQDADEETQRIVHSLLVPQPLGTFTEKPDTSAFYALDIPTAYVLSEEDLSLPGEWHWAERFPQRLKNPLMIETPGSHEALFTRPAELADAFVRACAV, from the coding sequence ATGAGCGAGACCTTCGTCCTGGTGACCGGTGCCTGCCACGGAGGATGGGCCTGGCGTCCCGTCGCGAACGAGCTGCGGGCCGCCGGACACGAGGTGCACACCCCCACGCTCGCCGGACTGGGCGAGGACGACGACCCGCGCGACGTGACCCTGACGGACTGTGTGAACAGCCTCGTGGAGTACGTCGAACGCGTCGGTCTGACGGACATCACGCTGCTCGGCCACAGCTGGGGCGGCTACGTGCTGGTGGGCGCGGCGCCCCGGCTGGCCTCCCGGCTGCGCAGACTGGTCTTCTGGAGCGCGTTCGTGCCGAACGACGGCGAGTCGCTGATCGACGCGTGCCCGCCGCACTACGGCGAGATGTTCCACGCCGTGGCGGCCGCTTCCGGCAACAACGGGGTGACGTTCCCGTTCGAGGTGTTCCAGCAGGCGTTCATGCAGGACGCCGACGAGGAGACACAGCGGATCGTCCACTCCCTTCTCGTGCCTCAGCCGCTCGGCACGTTCACGGAGAAGCCGGACACGAGCGCGTTCTACGCGCTGGACATCCCCACCGCGTACGTCCTGTCCGAGGAGGACCTCTCCCTCCCGGGCGAGTGGCACTGGGCCGAGCGCTTCCCCCAGCGACTGAAGAACCCGCTGATGATCGAGACCCCCGGCAGCCACGAGGCCCTCTTCACCCGCCCCGCCGAACTGGCCGACGCGTTCGTACGGGCCTGCGCGGTGTAG
- a CDS encoding trypsin-like serine peptidase, translated as MTVTGSARSQQLSEQREQADAAAERYRRTTAERERVEQEQSEGVRFPDSPEAIAARATRLLDRQGVPAAAAVESIREDRLDQPAAYERILGVSKDLQAWSFLPRGTRAARTVGRISTRENGRELPLGTGFLVSPRLLMTNHHVLPDAATAEQCFVEFDAQMSVDNTPEAPTRLELDPGALFLADKRLDFALVAVRPTADGRAPGDVFGWNRLSAQFGKLVVGEPVNVIGHPMGRLKEIAVRDNALQVRLDDFLHYKTDTEPGNSGSPVYNDQWEVVALHHMGVPEKDAQGRTLRKDGKVWRPGDGDDAINWVSNEGVRISSILRHLASLPPHPAVQPLLSEMGPDAGLQTTTATATGTATGTATAPPSNAAMRPSGPGLSRPGPESALPRMGLNARPTAFGGTRHLVFLHGRNQQEKSGRLQELRRDWTAGLNHGLTRAESTPIDPADVWFPYYGDELIRALKEHESVARSYNSYEEAAGHVAEALAPAGPARNTYEELIASAAAKAGMPREDGLATEGAFGGALVGALQRQLSWLAAKTDVDEWVIATTLRDVAAYLSNPGVREAVLDTVLNTMPTSGELVLVTHSLGTVVGMDLISRLTPDLDITLLVTAGSPLGLDTVYQRLLVAGPKRPERVAHWLNAWCPTDGVAIGCPLGDDWQGELTEVAVDNARDRAHNIDEYLAHPEVAAAIGRGVGMG; from the coding sequence ATGACGGTGACAGGCAGCGCCCGCTCGCAGCAGCTCTCGGAGCAGCGGGAGCAGGCCGATGCGGCGGCCGAGCGGTATCGCAGGACGACCGCCGAACGAGAGCGCGTGGAGCAGGAGCAGTCCGAGGGCGTACGGTTCCCCGACTCGCCGGAGGCGATCGCCGCCCGGGCGACCCGGCTGCTCGACCGGCAGGGCGTGCCCGCCGCGGCGGCCGTGGAGAGCATCCGCGAGGACCGCCTGGACCAGCCCGCCGCCTACGAACGCATCCTCGGCGTCTCCAAGGACCTCCAGGCCTGGAGCTTCCTGCCCCGGGGCACCCGAGCGGCCCGCACCGTGGGGCGGATCTCGACCCGGGAGAACGGCCGTGAGCTGCCGCTCGGCACCGGCTTCCTGGTCTCCCCCCGGCTGCTGATGACCAACCACCATGTGCTGCCCGACGCGGCGACCGCCGAGCAGTGCTTCGTCGAGTTCGACGCCCAGATGAGCGTCGACAACACCCCGGAGGCACCGACCCGGCTCGAACTCGACCCCGGCGCGCTCTTCCTCGCGGACAAGCGGCTCGACTTCGCCCTGGTGGCGGTCCGTCCCACCGCCGACGGCCGGGCGCCGGGCGACGTGTTCGGGTGGAACCGGCTCAGCGCGCAGTTCGGCAAGCTGGTCGTCGGCGAGCCCGTGAACGTCATCGGCCACCCCATGGGCCGCCTCAAGGAGATCGCCGTCCGCGACAACGCCCTCCAGGTCCGGCTGGACGACTTCCTGCACTACAAGACCGACACCGAGCCGGGAAACTCGGGCTCGCCCGTCTACAACGACCAGTGGGAAGTGGTGGCGCTGCACCACATGGGCGTGCCCGAGAAGGACGCGCAGGGCCGTACGCTGCGCAAGGACGGCAAGGTGTGGCGGCCCGGCGACGGGGACGACGCCATCAACTGGGTGTCGAACGAGGGCGTGCGCATCAGCTCCATCCTCAGGCACCTCGCCTCCCTGCCGCCCCACCCCGCCGTCCAGCCGCTGCTGAGCGAGATGGGCCCGGACGCCGGTCTCCAGACGACCACGGCGACGGCGACGGGGACGGCGACGGGGACGGCGACGGCGCCGCCGTCGAACGCCGCGATGCGACCGTCCGGTCCCGGCCTCTCCCGCCCCGGTCCCGAGTCCGCTCTCCCCCGCATGGGCCTCAACGCCAGGCCGACGGCCTTCGGCGGCACCCGCCACCTCGTCTTCCTGCACGGCAGGAACCAGCAGGAGAAGTCCGGGAGACTCCAAGAACTCCGCCGTGACTGGACCGCCGGGCTCAACCACGGGCTCACCCGCGCCGAGAGCACCCCGATCGACCCGGCCGACGTGTGGTTCCCGTACTACGGCGACGAACTCATCCGGGCCCTGAAGGAGCACGAGTCCGTGGCCCGCTCCTACAACTCGTACGAGGAGGCGGCCGGGCATGTGGCGGAAGCCCTCGCGCCCGCCGGTCCGGCCAGGAACACCTACGAGGAACTCATCGCCTCCGCCGCCGCGAAGGCCGGGATGCCGCGAGAGGACGGCCTGGCCACCGAGGGTGCCTTCGGCGGGGCGCTGGTCGGAGCACTGCAACGGCAGCTGAGCTGGCTGGCCGCCAAGACCGACGTGGACGAGTGGGTCATCGCCACGACCCTGCGCGACGTCGCCGCGTACCTCTCGAATCCGGGTGTGCGGGAGGCGGTCCTGGACACCGTGCTGAACACCATGCCGACCTCCGGCGAGCTGGTGCTGGTGACGCACAGCCTCGGCACCGTCGTCGGCATGGATCTCATCAGCCGCCTCACGCCCGACCTGGACATCACCCTGCTCGTCACCGCCGGCAGCCCGCTCGGGCTGGACACCGTCTACCAGCGGCTTCTCGTGGCCGGACCCAAGCGTCCCGAACGGGTCGCGCACTGGCTGAACGCCTGGTGCCCCACCGACGGCGTCGCCATCGGCTGCCCGCTCGGCGACGACTGGCAGGGCGAACTGACCGAGGTGGCCGTCGACAACGCCCGCGACCGGGCGCACAACATCGACGAGTACCTCGCCCATCCGGAGGTCGCCGCCGCGATCGGGCGCGGTGTCGGCATGGGGTGA
- a CDS encoding PaaI family thioesterase: MEDRTPQEQASPEVRARVRASFERQGLMSHLGARLSHIAPGRVHIVLPSRPEVTQQHGYFHAGATSAIADSAGGYAAFTLFPDGTDVLTVEYKINLLAPAVGDHIEAVGIVLKAGRTLTVCQLEVFGVQDGRRKLVANGQQTLIRLNGPGS, encoded by the coding sequence GTGGAAGACCGGACGCCGCAGGAACAGGCGAGCCCCGAGGTGCGGGCCCGCGTCCGGGCCAGTTTCGAGCGGCAGGGGCTGATGAGTCATCTGGGGGCACGGCTGTCCCACATCGCACCCGGCCGCGTGCACATCGTGCTGCCGAGCCGCCCCGAAGTGACCCAGCAGCACGGCTACTTCCACGCGGGCGCCACCAGCGCCATAGCGGACAGCGCCGGCGGCTACGCGGCCTTCACGCTGTTCCCCGACGGCACCGACGTACTCACCGTCGAATACAAGATCAACCTCCTCGCGCCCGCCGTCGGCGACCACATCGAGGCCGTCGGAATCGTCCTGAAGGCCGGACGCACCCTGACGGTGTGCCAGTTGGAGGTGTTCGGAGTCCAGGACGGCCGCAGGAAACTCGTCGCCAACGGGCAGCAGACCCTGATCCGGCTGAACGGGCCTGGGAGTTGA
- a CDS encoding bifunctional class I SAM-dependent methyltransferase/NUDIX hydrolase, with product MPYTTPEQWDAYYRSGQTFRRLGDTERRLLAEHAPAPESGLALDVGCGLGELARHLAGSGYRVDAVDYAPAAVDLAQRAGDGDEDITYRVFDIEQDSLDDLPHPTYDLITFRLGWAFVRDRTRVMNRLRERLRPGAALCVITPVAPAPPEKPGIILDDEEIGLLCAGWAVAERHDADGLAFVVLRGPVPASVECGGKGRRPSPHALTGAGVVVTDLAGRILLGWSARRAVWELPGGKNDADEDFVDAAVRELQEETGLKADPADARLLALLMDSVHGIPRMTAAVRVTGHTGEPSVTEPELVRRWEWHEITDLPTLAQPLFTPSAHVINTVWPGLLPGLPPVHRYPVASAPMRG from the coding sequence GTGCCCTACACCACGCCCGAGCAGTGGGACGCGTACTACCGCAGCGGCCAGACCTTCCGACGCCTCGGTGACACCGAGCGCCGGCTGCTCGCCGAGCACGCCCCGGCTCCCGAGAGCGGGCTCGCCCTCGACGTCGGCTGCGGCCTGGGGGAACTCGCCCGGCATCTCGCCGGGAGCGGCTACCGGGTGGACGCCGTCGACTACGCGCCCGCCGCCGTCGACCTCGCCCAGAGGGCCGGCGACGGCGACGAGGACATCACCTACCGGGTGTTCGACATCGAGCAGGACAGTCTGGACGACCTGCCCCACCCCACCTACGACCTGATCACCTTCCGGCTCGGCTGGGCCTTCGTCAGGGATCGCACACGCGTGATGAACCGACTGCGGGAGCGGCTGCGCCCCGGCGCCGCTCTGTGCGTGATCACCCCCGTGGCCCCCGCTCCGCCGGAGAAGCCGGGGATCATCCTCGACGACGAGGAGATCGGCCTGCTGTGCGCGGGCTGGGCGGTCGCCGAGCGCCATGACGCGGACGGGCTCGCGTTCGTCGTCCTGCGCGGCCCGGTCCCCGCCTCGGTCGAGTGCGGCGGCAAGGGACGCCGCCCCTCGCCGCACGCCCTGACCGGAGCCGGGGTCGTGGTCACCGACCTCGCGGGGCGCATCCTGCTGGGCTGGTCGGCGCGGCGCGCGGTCTGGGAGCTGCCGGGCGGGAAGAACGACGCCGACGAGGACTTCGTCGACGCGGCCGTGCGGGAGCTTCAGGAGGAGACCGGGCTGAAGGCCGACCCCGCGGACGCGCGGCTGCTGGCCCTGCTGATGGACTCCGTCCACGGCATCCCGCGTATGACGGCCGCCGTCCGCGTCACCGGCCACACCGGCGAACCGAGCGTCACCGAACCGGAGTTGGTACGCCGCTGGGAGTGGCACGAGATCACCGACCTGCCGACCCTCGCCCAGCCGCTGTTCACACCGAGCGCCCACGTCATCAACACCGTCTGGCCCGGCCTGCTGCCCGGCCTGCCTCCCGTACACCGGTATCCGGTCGCGTCCGCACCGATGCGCGGTTAG
- a CDS encoding ATP-binding cassette domain-containing protein — protein sequence MTGTATPRRLPPPPPAELRYGGRYAKNPLAEATFWAMCRRLPSVLRQTARMAWAVDRRAVLLLLVCQLAIGGAAALQLTSTAEAMRSILAGGEVADRVREALPALVVIALAAAAGRVASALSSYADGRITPPLTTEADSGLVEAVCRMEAAARDEDGCADREEAAEMGVVRSHLMVQDATRLTAAGIRMATASGVLTVLHPLMLPLLLLAVVPAGVGALLHAKVTYETHYANVADRNVRQKMRSWATSRKFADEIRANGMTGYLVFWYRTVSERIDERTLAAAPRMLRITLVSAAIGGVFLLLTWTALAGLAITGRIEAAIAATAVVAVQTTLAALNQLVVYGAAMFHSALYLADMDGFLAHAAARAPDRGTSGLTGPLEEVVLEEAVYHYPGKEFPAVAGVSLTVRRGEILAVVGENGSGKSTLTRLLTAIFLTEKGRVNWNGQDVAGLDPHKLWDMSGLVPQNFAQWPLSVRDNVTLGQPREETDDLVWRALEAVGLRDAIDELPDGLDTLLAREHWGGTELSGGQWQRLACARALYRGAGLLILDEPTSQLDARGEHIILERIKEIGGGCITVVVTHRLENTKVADRIVVMEQGRISEHGTYDELAAGGGLFAELLALSHDR from the coding sequence ATGACCGGAACCGCGACGCCCCGTCGACTGCCGCCTCCGCCGCCCGCCGAACTGCGCTACGGCGGCCGTTACGCCAAGAACCCGCTGGCGGAGGCCACGTTCTGGGCGATGTGCCGGCGGCTTCCCTCGGTGCTGCGGCAGACCGCGCGGATGGCGTGGGCCGTCGACCGCCGAGCCGTACTGCTGCTGCTCGTCTGCCAGTTGGCCATCGGGGGCGCCGCCGCCCTCCAGCTGACCTCCACCGCCGAAGCGATGCGGTCGATCCTGGCCGGCGGGGAAGTCGCCGACCGCGTCCGTGAGGCGCTGCCCGCGCTTGTCGTGATCGCGCTCGCGGCGGCGGCCGGACGGGTCGCGAGCGCGCTGTCCTCCTACGCGGACGGCCGGATCACACCGCCGCTGACGACCGAGGCGGACAGCGGCCTCGTGGAGGCGGTGTGCCGGATGGAGGCCGCCGCCCGCGACGAGGACGGCTGCGCGGACCGGGAAGAGGCCGCGGAGATGGGCGTGGTCCGCAGCCATCTGATGGTGCAGGACGCCACCCGCCTCACGGCCGCCGGGATCCGTATGGCCACCGCGAGTGGAGTCCTGACGGTGCTGCACCCGCTGATGCTGCCACTGCTGCTGCTCGCCGTCGTCCCCGCCGGGGTGGGCGCCCTCCTGCACGCGAAGGTCACGTACGAGACCCACTACGCCAACGTGGCCGACCGCAACGTACGGCAGAAGATGCGGAGTTGGGCGACCTCGCGGAAGTTCGCCGACGAGATCCGCGCCAACGGCATGACCGGCTACCTGGTGTTCTGGTACCGGACGGTCTCCGAGCGGATCGACGAACGCACCCTCGCCGCCGCGCCCAGGATGCTGCGGATCACGCTGGTCAGCGCGGCGATCGGTGGTGTCTTCCTCCTGCTGACCTGGACCGCGCTGGCGGGGCTGGCGATCACCGGCCGGATCGAGGCGGCGATCGCCGCGACCGCGGTCGTCGCCGTGCAGACCACGCTGGCCGCCCTCAACCAGCTCGTCGTCTACGGCGCCGCCATGTTCCACAGCGCCCTCTACCTCGCCGACATGGACGGTTTCCTCGCCCACGCCGCCGCGCGGGCCCCCGACCGGGGGACGTCGGGCCTCACCGGCCCGCTGGAGGAGGTCGTGCTGGAGGAGGCGGTCTACCACTATCCGGGCAAGGAGTTCCCGGCCGTGGCCGGGGTGTCGCTGACCGTGCGCCGGGGTGAGATCCTCGCCGTCGTCGGTGAGAACGGCTCCGGGAAGTCGACCCTCACCCGGCTGCTCACCGCGATCTTCCTCACCGAGAAGGGCAGGGTCAACTGGAACGGCCAGGACGTCGCCGGCCTCGATCCGCACAAGCTGTGGGACATGTCCGGGCTGGTGCCGCAGAACTTCGCGCAGTGGCCGCTGTCGGTCAGGGACAACGTCACTCTCGGGCAGCCCCGGGAGGAGACGGACGACCTGGTGTGGCGGGCCCTCGAAGCCGTCGGTCTGCGTGACGCCATCGACGAGCTGCCGGACGGCCTGGACACCCTGTTGGCCCGCGAGCACTGGGGCGGGACGGAACTGTCCGGCGGGCAGTGGCAGCGCCTGGCCTGCGCACGCGCCCTGTACCGGGGGGCGGGCCTGCTGATCCTGGACGAACCGACCAGCCAACTGGACGCGCGGGGCGAGCACATCATCCTCGAACGCATCAAGGAGATCGGCGGCGGCTGCATCACGGTCGTCGTCACCCACCGCCTGGAGAACACGAAGGTCGCCGACCGGATCGTCGTGATGGAACAGGGCCGAATCTCCGAGCACGGAACGTACGACGAACTCGCTGCGGGCGGCGGCCTGTTCGCCGAACTCCTGGCCCTGTCGCACGACCGCTGA
- a CDS encoding FAD-binding protein → MSLGERGSVNRRQFLSRFGAGTVALVAGFDLITRQWVAEAADSTSFASVPSLDGTLVFDADSLAANAHDQGNIVFRTPCAVLRPGSVKDIRKMIDYCNRHGIKVAPVGAHHTMFGQPLVSGGLSIEMRSLNTIHSIGTAGADVDAGVLWKDVIEAAYAQGLTPASITSYIKTTVGGTLSMGGIGMMSAYRVGAQVDHARKLEVVTGDGRLKSCSSSQNSDLFEAALAGLGQCGVITRATIDLVPAKQLARTYRIGYPDITTFFQDIRVLANRGEFNSLGSIPQPGTAQPLTLWATVFYNPGDVPDATHLLRGLSPAAGAAAFEDYDYLDYISLVTNLYDSFAANLDWNAKVKPWSDLFLPDAAVEEYVESVFPSLTAEDLGPTGFGLIFPMLRSSYGRPLLRLPSGASGPLVWLVSVLTDSAESGPDPDFASRMMDRNYRFYQDAAAVGGVRYPHGACAFTDADWQAHYGSMWTQFVAWKDSFDPNGILTPGPGIF, encoded by the coding sequence ATGTCACTCGGAGAACGTGGTTCCGTCAACAGACGCCAGTTCCTGTCCCGGTTCGGGGCCGGGACCGTCGCGCTCGTGGCGGGCTTCGACCTGATCACCCGACAGTGGGTGGCCGAGGCCGCGGACAGTACGTCGTTCGCGTCGGTGCCGTCTCTCGACGGCACGCTCGTGTTCGACGCGGATTCCCTCGCGGCGAACGCTCACGACCAGGGCAACATCGTGTTCAGGACACCCTGCGCGGTGCTCCGGCCGGGGTCGGTCAAGGACATCCGGAAGATGATCGACTACTGCAACCGGCACGGCATCAAGGTCGCACCGGTCGGCGCGCACCACACGATGTTCGGTCAACCACTGGTGAGCGGTGGTCTGAGCATCGAGATGCGGTCGCTGAACACGATCCACTCGATCGGCACGGCGGGCGCCGACGTCGACGCCGGTGTGCTGTGGAAGGACGTGATCGAGGCCGCGTACGCGCAGGGTCTGACGCCGGCGTCGATCACCAGCTACATCAAGACGACCGTCGGCGGGACCCTCTCCATGGGCGGCATCGGGATGATGTCGGCCTATCGGGTCGGCGCACAGGTCGACCACGCCCGGAAACTCGAGGTGGTCACGGGCGACGGCAGGCTGAAGTCGTGCTCCAGCTCGCAGAACAGCGACCTGTTCGAGGCGGCGCTCGCCGGACTCGGCCAGTGCGGTGTGATCACGCGAGCGACCATCGACCTGGTGCCGGCCAAGCAGCTGGCCCGGACGTACCGGATCGGCTACCCGGACATCACGACCTTCTTCCAGGACATCCGCGTCCTGGCGAACCGGGGCGAGTTCAACTCGCTCGGCAGCATTCCCCAGCCGGGCACGGCACAGCCCCTGACACTGTGGGCCACCGTCTTCTACAACCCGGGCGACGTGCCCGACGCGACCCACCTGCTGCGCGGGCTCAGCCCGGCCGCGGGCGCCGCGGCCTTCGAGGACTACGACTACCTCGACTACATCTCCCTGGTCACCAACCTGTACGACTCCTTCGCGGCGAACCTGGACTGGAACGCGAAGGTCAAGCCCTGGTCGGACCTGTTCCTGCCGGACGCCGCCGTCGAGGAGTACGTCGAGTCGGTGTTTCCGTCGCTGACCGCCGAGGACCTGGGCCCGACCGGCTTCGGCCTGATCTTCCCGATGCTGCGTTCGAGCTACGGCCGGCCCCTGCTGCGGCTCCCGAGCGGGGCGAGCGGGCCCTTGGTCTGGCTGGTCAGCGTACTCACCGATTCGGCCGAGTCCGGCCCCGATCCCGACTTCGCGTCACGGATGATGGACCGCAACTACCGCTTCTACCAGGATGCGGCCGCCGTCGGCGGTGTGCGCTACCCGCATGGCGCGTGCGCGTTCACGGACGCCGACTGGCAGGCGCACTACGGCTCGATGTGGACACAGTTCGTCGCGTGGAAGGACTCCTTCGACCCGAACGGCATCCTCACCCCCGGCCCGGGCATCTTCTGA
- a CDS encoding DUF4430 domain-containing protein, giving the protein MHRTPARRTVIAATALGLALASAPAVAQAHGTENTNTPVKVSLTVQGPDGLLFKGKIRTRGHEVTTAGGGTHKCDGTNGGAHPTAVPTPTAALDDAARKRHFTWDGTWYASFDDFLVERIKNVSGGSAAYWNISVNGASTPVGGCQFKLNAGDKVAFTWTAF; this is encoded by the coding sequence TTGCACCGCACTCCCGCACGACGCACCGTCATCGCCGCGACCGCCCTCGGCCTCGCCCTCGCCTCCGCCCCGGCCGTCGCCCAGGCCCACGGCACCGAGAACACGAACACCCCCGTCAAGGTCAGCCTCACCGTCCAGGGCCCGGACGGGCTCCTCTTCAAGGGGAAGATCAGGACCCGTGGCCACGAGGTCACCACCGCCGGCGGCGGCACGCACAAGTGCGACGGCACCAACGGCGGTGCCCACCCCACCGCCGTCCCCACACCGACGGCCGCCCTCGACGACGCCGCCCGCAAGCGGCACTTCACCTGGGACGGCACCTGGTACGCGTCGTTCGACGACTTCCTGGTCGAACGCATCAAGAACGTCAGTGGCGGAAGCGCCGCCTACTGGAACATCTCCGTCAACGGCGCGTCCACGCCCGTCGGCGGCTGCCAGTTCAAGCTGAACGCCGGTGACAAGGTGGCGTTCACCTGGACGGCGTTCTGA
- a CDS encoding CbtB domain-containing protein: MAQHVAPPSVTTPAVPAKLPLKDIAPWAVFFGVLMLVLLYFVGAEQGATSVVSGEDVHEWVHDARHLLGFPCH, from the coding sequence ATGGCCCAGCACGTCGCACCGCCGAGCGTCACCACGCCCGCCGTACCCGCCAAGCTGCCGCTGAAGGACATCGCGCCCTGGGCGGTCTTCTTCGGCGTCCTGATGCTGGTCCTGCTGTACTTCGTCGGCGCCGAGCAGGGCGCCACCTCCGTCGTCTCCGGCGAGGACGTCCACGAGTGGGTGCACGACGCCCGCCACTTGCTCGGCTTCCCCTGCCACTGA